AATTATTAGGAGATGAAAAATCTCGTATAGATTATTCAAAAAAAGCAGTTAAACGTGCTAGTAGTTTCTCTTGGGAAAAATGTGTACAAGTACACATCGACGCATACAAATCTGCAATCTCTTAAAAGGTTTAACTTCAAGAGTTAAGGGATTTTAACAGTTGAAGTATCGCCAATCATCACACGATATGCACTTGGTTGACGAGCATCTCTCTCACAAATCGCATCTCTGCCAATAAGTGAATCAACAATACGAGTTACTCCCCTAACAATTGCACCCTCCATTAAAACGCTGTGTTCTAATTCACTACTTAGAATTTGAGAATTATTAGCAATAGAAGAATACGGCCCAACATAACTATCTTCGACGATAACATTTTCGCCAATAACAACAGGACCCCGAATTGTAGAACCTGTAATTTTTGCACCAGCCATAATTATTACACGACCTTCAATATTTGAAGCATCATCAACATCGCCATCGTTTCGAGAATTGATTTCGTCTAATACAATACGGTTAGCTTCAAGCAAGTCTTGTAATTTACCAGTGTCGATCCAAGGTGAATCTAAGGTGTGCTGTTTTACTTCGCGTTCATTATCAATTAACCATTGGATAGCGTCAGTAATTTCTAGTTCACCGCGCGCACTTGGTTGAATTGAGTTTACCGCATCATGAATATTTTTGTCGAAGATATAAACACCTACAAGTGCCAAATCTGACTTTGGTTCTTGTGGCTTTTCAACAAGACGTATCAATGTTCCATCATCATTTATTTCAGCAACACCAAATTGTCTTGGGTCTTCAACTTTGTTTAATAGCACCATTGCATTAGGTTTTTGTTCAACAAAATTCGTTACAAAATCGGTTATACCGCCGAGTACAACATTGTCACCTAGATACATTACAAAATCATCATCACCTAGAAATTCTTTCGCAATCAATACACATTGTGCTAATCCGCCGGGTGAATCTTGTGGAATATAAGTTACGTTAATTCCAAACTGAGAACCATCGCGCACTGCAGACTGTATATCAATGGCAGTATCACCAACAATAATTCCTACATCGGTGATGCCAGCTGCAGCAATTGCTTCTAAGCCATAAAATAAAACAGGTTTATTTGCAAGCGGGACCAATTGCTTCGCGCAAGTATAAGTTATTGGACGCAAACGCGACCCTGTACCACCAGATAAAACTAAAGCCTTCATAGCAATATTCTAAACGAAAATGTTAGTAGCCGTCATCCTGGGCGGAATCAGTGCATTAAGGATCGTTGAGATTCCTCAACTACCCTCGGATCGGCTTGCAAGGGACTTGCAAGGACGGACCCTGCATGAGACTGCAAGGACGGACCCTGCATAAACCGGACGAACTAGTAATCCGCAGAAGGCGAATTTTGGCCTATATCTTCTTCGCTAACAAATTCATCTTGAGGTGCAATATGCATAAACCTATCTATCCAACCAAATATTGAAGCAACTGCTCTTGGATCGTATCGGAGTCTATGACCTGCATTGTTAATTATTCTCTTTTCGCACAGTACACCCAACTCGGCTTCTAGCAAATTTGCGCTAGAGACATCAACCACTAGATCTTCATCACCATGCAAAATAAAAATTGGTAATTCTTTAATACGATTATTTACTAATAATGGATCCAAAATTTTGAATTCTTGTATCCACACTTTAGGGTCAGAAGGATATTGCTCATCATGGAGTAAACCTACAACACGCATTTGTGAAATAAATTGTTTTTCATTTCTAATCCAACCCTGCACAGAACTTGGTGTAGAAATTAAAATTAGCCCAGTAATTCTTCTATCAAAAGATGCTTGTTCTAAACATAGGACTCCACCAAGTGATGAAGCGAGCAAAATTATGTCATCAACAGCACCAGTTGCCTCCATTGCATCAATAGCTGCTCGGATATCTCTC
This genomic interval from Acidimicrobiia bacterium contains the following:
- a CDS encoding alpha/beta fold hydrolase — translated: MESVLESDGIKLAAHWGIPTQNARRVGVIVVHGIPVGVNGGATFASSYPEFADRITKENGVTTLFFLMRGVGDSPGEFSVRNWKRDIRAAIDAMEATGAVDDIILLASSLGGVLCLEQASFDRRITGLILISTPSSVQGWIRNEKQFISQMRVVGLLHDEQYPSDPKVWIQEFKILDPLLVNNRIKELPIFILHGDEDLVVDVSSANLLEAELGVLCEKRIINNAGHRLRYDPRAVASIFGWIDRFMHIAPQDEFVSEEDIGQNSPSADY
- a CDS encoding glucose-1-phosphate thymidylyltransferase produces the protein MKALVLSGGTGSRLRPITYTCAKQLVPLANKPVLFYGLEAIAAAGITDVGIIVGDTAIDIQSAVRDGSQFGINVTYIPQDSPGGLAQCVLIAKEFLGDDDFVMYLGDNVVLGGITDFVTNFVEQKPNAMVLLNKVEDPRQFGVAEINDDGTLIRLVEKPQEPKSDLALVGVYIFDKNIHDAVNSIQPSARGELEITDAIQWLIDNEREVKQHTLDSPWIDTGKLQDLLEANRIVLDEINSRNDGDVDDASNIEGRVIIMAGAKITGSTIRGPVVIGENVIVEDSYVGPYSSIANNSQILSSELEHSVLMEGAIVRGVTRIVDSLIGRDAICERDARQPSAYRVMIGDTSTVKIP